The sequence TTCATTGCTTGGATGTCTAGTTCTTTCTTTTTTTCTTCTATAATGTTTTTTTGTTCCTTCATATAGCCCAATAATTCCTTATCTTGCTTAATTATGTATTGTATCATATCAAGCCTAGATAAAAAGTCTCCAAAATCCTGAGAGCCTAGCAATACCTCAATATATCCCATGTTTCCATTAATATACATTGCTCGTATTCTAGATTTAAAAACTTCATTTTTCTGGGAAATATTATTTTCTGCTTCTAATAATTCATTTTTAGTCTTAACTATGTTATTTTGTACTGTTATTAAATCATTCTCTACTACGCTTAGTTCGTTTTGAGCCTTGTCCACTTTTAAATCAAGAAGCTTTATTTCACTGCTTACTTTCTTCTGATTATTGCTGTTTTCCTTCAGCTCTCTTTCTATTTTTTTAATTTCATCATTAGTATTTTTAAGTTTTGATTTTACTTCGTTTATATCAGTTGCTGCATATGCGTTTATTGAACCTATAATTAATACCAAAACTGTTAATAGAATTAATCTGCGTTTCAAAAAATTTTCCCCCCTTACACTTTTAAGAACTTTCTTAAAGAAATAATACTACCTAGTACTCCTATACCAATACCTATTGCTGTAAATATAATCACAATATCGTTAAATAATTTAAATGGTGGAATTATATACATTGTTAAAAATATATATAATTTTTCGTTAGCAACTTTAAATATATATTTGTAGGCACCATTTATTATTAATGTAGATACCCCTGAAGCGATTACACCAAGTATAATACCTTCCATTATAAATGGTCCTCTTATAAATCCATTAGTTGCTCCTACATATTTCATAATACTTATTTCACGCTTTCTAGCAGCAACGGTAATTCTTATTGTATTCGTAATTATAAATATTGAAATTATCATAAGTATACCTATAATAACCAAACCACATACTCTTACTAATTCTGATATATAGAGCATTCTGTCTATTATGTCTTTGTAGTATTTAATATCACTAATACCTTCTAATTTATTTATACTTTCTACTACATTGCTAGCATACTTAATATCTTTTAAATATACTATATATTTATTTGGCAATGGATTGCCTTCATTCTCTAAACCCTCCAAGATAAAACTTTCATCCTTATATCTTTCTTTTTCTAATGCCAATCCTTCTTCTTTTGATAAAAATTCAATTCTTTTAACTCCATCAATTTTTTCTATATTCTCTTGTAAATTTTTTAATCTTTCCCCTACTATTTCATCTTCTAAATACACTTGAACTTGGTCAAATTTATCCTTAATCATAGTTGTACCATTGTTAATATTCAATATTATAATCATGATAATCCCTAATATAATTAAGACAGATGAAACTGAACATACTGATGCAACACTCATTAATCTATTTCTGTACACACCTTTAAAGCCTTCTCTAATAGTCCTTCCTAAAGATCTAAATACCATGATCATACACACCTTTCGCATCATCTCTTGCTACTATTCCTGTATCTAATTCTATAACCCTTCTTTTCATGACATCTACTATCTCTTTAGCATGTGTTGCCATTAATATGGTTGTACCTCTTCTATTAATCATTTTTAACAGCTTCATAATATCCCAAGCAGTGTCTGGATCTAGATTACCTGTAGGTTCATC comes from Abyssisolibacter fermentans and encodes:
- the ftsX gene encoding permease-like cell division protein FtsX, with amino-acid sequence MVFRSLGRTIREGFKGVYRNRLMSVASVCSVSSVLIILGIIMIIILNINNGTTMIKDKFDQVQVYLEDEIVGERLKNLQENIEKIDGVKRIEFLSKEEGLALEKERYKDESFILEGLENEGNPLPNKYIVYLKDIKYASNVVESINKLEGISDIKYYKDIIDRMLYISELVRVCGLVIIGILMIISIFIITNTIRITVAARKREISIMKYVGATNGFIRGPFIMEGIILGVIASGVSTLIINGAYKYIFKVANEKLYIFLTMYIIPPFKLFNDIVIIFTAIGIGIGVLGSIISLRKFLKV